In Luteimonas sp. MC1750, the following proteins share a genomic window:
- a CDS encoding GNAT family N-acetyltransferase, which produces MVLVATPALATATHQATARSGFRAELRPIGQLSELEREWTALEAVIECAPFFSWYWVSTWLRELPATVRPLLFRATGPDGIVALALLVAAPERGRTRWFGRHSWHMQETGDTELDEVTVEYGGLLARPGDLVDAWSALAGLLEGLPRDWRRLRITTSAQGSAIALALPSGMQAASVRARPCYRVDLEAVRTAAGGYVEVLGRKARGALRQTLRAYAALGPLHAETAPDAGTALAWFDAFEHLHTRHWQQRGAGGCFSRPFFGRFHRALIARATDDGFVRMTRVKAGDVLVGYLYNLGWQGRVYYYNAGMNYGILGRHDRPGIASLYAAVEQAAAEGAQVFDFLAGEQEYKRRLSTDAVTLHSIDVRRAGMRATAERIGAGLAGRDTLGVSLAEALATPSTQGD; this is translated from the coding sequence ATGGTCCTGGTCGCAACACCCGCGCTCGCCACGGCGACACACCAGGCGACGGCGCGTTCCGGGTTTCGCGCCGAGCTGCGGCCCATCGGGCAGCTGTCGGAGCTGGAGCGTGAGTGGACCGCACTCGAGGCGGTGATCGAGTGTGCCCCGTTTTTCAGCTGGTACTGGGTGTCGACCTGGCTGCGGGAATTGCCCGCGACCGTGCGGCCGCTGCTGTTCCGCGCGACGGGACCCGACGGCATCGTCGCGCTGGCGTTGCTGGTGGCCGCCCCGGAGCGCGGGCGGACGCGCTGGTTCGGGCGCCATTCCTGGCACATGCAGGAAACCGGCGATACGGAACTCGACGAGGTCACCGTCGAGTACGGCGGGCTGCTGGCGCGGCCTGGCGACCTGGTCGATGCGTGGAGTGCACTGGCCGGACTGCTCGAGGGCCTCCCGCGCGACTGGCGCCGCCTGCGCATCACCACCTCCGCGCAGGGCAGTGCGATCGCCCTGGCGCTGCCGTCGGGGATGCAGGCTGCCAGCGTGCGCGCGCGGCCCTGCTACCGGGTCGACCTGGAGGCTGTGCGGACTGCTGCGGGGGGCTACGTCGAAGTCCTGGGACGCAAGGCGCGCGGCGCGCTGCGCCAGACGCTCCGGGCCTACGCGGCACTCGGTCCGCTGCATGCGGAAACCGCGCCGGATGCCGGCACGGCGCTCGCCTGGTTCGATGCCTTCGAGCATCTGCACACGCGCCATTGGCAGCAGCGCGGGGCCGGGGGGTGCTTTTCCCGCCCCTTCTTCGGGCGCTTCCACCGTGCCCTGATCGCGCGCGCGACGGACGACGGGTTCGTGCGCATGACGCGGGTGAAGGCCGGTGACGTGCTGGTGGGCTACCTCTACAACCTGGGCTGGCAGGGCCGGGTCTACTACTACAACGCCGGGATGAACTACGGGATCCTCGGCCGCCACGACCGGCCGGGCATCGCCTCGCTGTACGCGGCGGTGGAGCAGGCCGCGGCCGAGGGCGCGCAGGTCTTCGACTTCCTCGCCGGCGAGCAGGAATACAAGCGCCGCCTGTCCACCGACGCGGTCACCCTGCATTCCATCGACGTGCGGCGCGCCGGCATGCGCGCCACCGCCGAGCGCATCGGGGCCGGCCTGGCAGGCCGCGACACACTCGGGGTTTCGCTGGCCGAAGCCCTGGCCACACCGTCCACGCAAGGGGATTGA
- a CDS encoding glycosyltransferase family 4 protein → MDTVNAAVRVRKVLYHHRTQGKAVEGVHIRGITDALRAEGVEVEVISLPGADPYASPGAMSPTRQARPWMKLVTRLPEPLFELAELGYNLVAGWRVAAWLRRNPDVDFIYERYSLFMYATVWLARRRGIPVILEVNDSAIVERVRPLSLKRLAMAVERRAFRDADGLVFVSGVFRDRARAAHPDMAPAIVTPNAANIAKFSFSAAQRAETRERLALEGHVVCGYLGAFVPWHAIDAFVHRIAGRLAGVPRLKLLLVGDGATYAPLRAFVEERGLSGQVVLTGRVAHDEVPGLLAAMDMAILPSAGDYTSPVKLFEFMACAVPPVAPDFEPIREVLEEGETGWMFPAGRLDAAVDAVIARSRDPDGLARVGANARRRVAERHQWRNNILQLVDFHHRLQADGVRT, encoded by the coding sequence ATGGACACCGTCAACGCCGCGGTCCGCGTGCGCAAGGTGCTGTACCACCACCGGACCCAGGGCAAGGCCGTGGAGGGCGTGCACATCCGCGGGATCACCGATGCGCTGCGCGCCGAGGGCGTCGAGGTCGAGGTGATCTCGCTGCCCGGCGCCGACCCGTATGCGTCGCCCGGGGCGATGTCGCCGACCCGCCAGGCGCGGCCATGGATGAAGCTGGTGACGCGGCTTCCGGAGCCGTTGTTCGAGCTGGCCGAGCTGGGCTACAACCTCGTCGCCGGCTGGCGCGTCGCCGCCTGGCTGCGGCGCAATCCCGACGTCGACTTCATCTACGAGCGCTATTCGCTCTTCATGTACGCCACGGTCTGGCTGGCGCGCCGACGCGGCATCCCGGTGATCCTGGAGGTCAACGACTCGGCCATCGTCGAGCGCGTGCGCCCGCTGTCGCTGAAGCGCCTGGCGATGGCGGTCGAGCGCCGCGCGTTCCGCGATGCGGACGGCCTGGTGTTCGTGTCCGGCGTGTTCCGCGACCGCGCGCGCGCGGCGCATCCGGACATGGCCCCCGCCATCGTCACGCCCAACGCCGCCAACATCGCCAAGTTCTCCTTCAGCGCCGCGCAGCGCGCCGAGACGCGCGAGCGGCTCGCGCTCGAGGGCCACGTGGTCTGTGGCTACCTCGGGGCCTTCGTGCCCTGGCATGCGATCGACGCCTTCGTGCACCGCATCGCCGGGCGCCTGGCGGGCGTGCCCAGGCTCAAGCTGCTGCTGGTTGGCGACGGTGCGACCTATGCGCCGCTGCGCGCCTTCGTCGAGGAGCGCGGGCTCTCGGGCCAGGTCGTGCTGACCGGACGCGTCGCCCACGACGAGGTGCCGGGCCTGCTGGCGGCCATGGACATGGCCATCCTGCCCAGCGCCGGCGACTACACCTCGCCGGTGAAGCTGTTCGAGTTCATGGCCTGCGCCGTGCCGCCGGTGGCACCGGATTTCGAGCCGATCCGCGAAGTGCTGGAGGAGGGCGAGACCGGCTGGATGTTCCCCGCAGGCCGCCTCGACGCCGCGGTCGACGCCGTCATCGCCCGCAGCCGTGATCCAGACGGCCTCGCGCGCGTGGGCGCGAATGCCCGGCGCCGGGTCGCCGAGCGCCACCAGTGGCGCAACAACATCCTGCAGCTGGTGGATTTCCACCACCGGCTGCAGGCGGACGGAGTCCGCACGTGA